A window from Theobroma cacao cultivar B97-61/B2 chromosome 3, Criollo_cocoa_genome_V2, whole genome shotgun sequence encodes these proteins:
- the LOC18604718 gene encoding lipoate-protein ligase LplJ has protein sequence MPIPQTRNIGLPMMNLLRFKGLPILQQLHIEEQLLRTSSENWCIINDGTNDPTIVMGVSGKPAELLEIESVLRDQVPVIRRFTGGGTVIVDCGTIFATFICNKEAVPDLQPYPRPIMSWSSLLYGKVFQGIGDFHLRENDYVFGNHKFGGNAQSITKSRWIHHTSFLWDFDVRNMTYLKLPKRAPEYRSARGHLDFICCMKDYMPRSTFINKTVEATGTQFSLRSYPLEAIETGSETEFYPSTRFLTDEELEAAAAAGQ, from the exons ATGCCTATCCCTCAGACTAGAAATATTGGCCTTCCAATGATGAATCTTTTGAGATTCAAAGGATTGCCTATTTTGCAGCAACTACATATAGAGGAGCAACTGCTTCGGACCTCATCAGAGAATTGGTGTATCATCAATGATGGAACTAATGATCCTACCATTGTAATGGGCGTTTCGGG GAAACCTGCTGAacttcttgaaattgaatccgTGTTACGCGATCAGGTTCCTGTCATAAGAAGGTTTACAGGTGGAGGTACTGTTATTGTTGACTGTGGGACAATATTTGCCACTTTCATATGCAACAAAGAAGCAGTGCCTGACTTACAGCCATATCCTCGACCAATCATGTCTTGGAGCAGCTTATTATATGGCAAAGTCTTTCAAGGAATTGGTGATTTCCATCTTCGTGAAAATG ATTATGTATTTGGTAACCACAAGTTTGGTGGAAATGCCCAATCCATTACCAAGAGTAGGTGGATCCATCACACTTCATTTTTATGGGACTTTGATGTCAGGAACATGACTTACCTGAAACTTCCTAAACGAGCACCTGAATATCGATCG gcaAGGGGCCATTTGGACTTCATATGCTGTATGAAGGATTACATGCCAAGATCAACTTTCATTAATAAAACTGTGGAGGCAACTGGAACCCAGTTTTCACTGAGGTCTTATCCATTGGAAGCGATTGAAACTGGCTCTGAAACGGAATTCTATCCCTCAACCAGGTTCTTGACAGACGAAGAATTGGAGGCAGCTGCTGCTGCAGGGCAATAA
- the LOC18604719 gene encoding chlorophyll a-b binding protein 4, chloroplastic, with the protein MATVSTQASAAVFRPRASKTRFLTGSSSKLNRKVCFKPTASTTPSSFKVEAKKGEWLPGLPSPAYLNGSLPGDNGFDPLGLAEDPENLKWYVQAELVNSRWAMLGVAGMLLPEVFTKIGIINAPQWYDAGKAEYFASSSTLFVIEFILFHYVEIRRWQDIKNPGCVNQDPIFKQYSLPPHECGYPGSIFNPLNLAPTPEAKEKELANGRLAMLAFLGFVVQYNVTGKGPFDNLLQHLSDPWHNTIINTIRGY; encoded by the exons ATGGCTACCGTCTCAACACAGGCCTCAGCTGCCGTTTTCCGCCCACGCGCATCCAAGACGAGGTTTCTTACTGGGTCTTCTAGTAAGTTAAACAGAAAAGTTTGCTTTAAACCAACGGCTTCTACAACACCTAGCTCATTCAAAGTTGAAGCCAAGAAAGGGGAGTGGTTGCCAGGTCTGCCTTCACCAGCTTACCTCAATGGCAG TCTTCCAGGTGACAATGGTTTTGATCCTCTTGGACTTGCTGAGGACCCGGAGAACTTGAAATGGTATGTGCAAGCTGAGCTTGTGAACTCGCGTTGGGCTATGTTGGGTGTTGCAGGGATGCTCTTGCCTGAAGTTTTCACTAAGATTGGGATAATCAATGCTCCTCAATGGTATGATGCTGGGAAAGCAGAATACTTTGCTTCCTCATCAACCCTCTTCGTTATTGAGTTCATTTTGTTCCACTATGTGGAGATCAGAAGGTGGCAAGACATAAAGAACCCAGGCTGTGTGAACCAAGACCCCATCTTCAAGCAATACAGCTTGCCTCCACATGAATGTGGGTACCCTGGTAGCATTTTCAACCCCCTCAACCTTGCACCTACCCCTGAGGCCAAGGAAAAGGAGCTTGCCAATG GGAGATTGGCAATGTTAGCATTCTTGGGATTTGTGGTTCAATACAACGTTACTGGCAAAGGACCTTTTGATAACCTGTTGCAGCACCTGTCAGACCCATGGCACAACACCATCATCAATACAATCAGGGGTTACTAA